One window of the Armatimonadota bacterium genome contains the following:
- a CDS encoding GTP-binding protein — protein MGKQRFERTKPHVNVGTIGHVDHGKTTLTSAITQVLASKGLAQFKSFDEIDSAPEEKARGITIATFHAEYETEKRHYAHVDCPG, from the coding sequence ATGGGGAAGCAGCGGTTTGAGAGGACGAAGCCGCATGTAAACGTAGGGACTATTGGTCATGTTGACCATGGGAAGACGACGTTAACATCAGCGATCACGCAGGTATTAGCGTCGAAGGGGCTAGCGCAGTTCAAGAGTTTTGATGAGATTGACTCAGCGCCTGAGGAGAAGGCGAGGGGCATAACGATTGCGACATTTCATGCTGAGTATGAGACAGAGAAGCGGCATTATGCGCATGTAGACTGTCCTGGGC